Proteins from a single region of Oryza brachyantha chromosome 6, ObraRS2, whole genome shotgun sequence:
- the LOC102717445 gene encoding uncharacterized protein LOC102717445, which yields MMRSLGPAAALGSRSAARWCTYRRVTVAVCLGNLVAVLLVLRSLYSAPGHFASPPPRRVAVKYSEEQIRLVEESIRIRRAAVPVELVEAVKKLDKVFAREEKRRKDLPLELKQKVSYEILNRLLDLGENSSTTEQREALESWRAEKLKDIRSASAQNLSISGLSIEESRMLKRALEFNWRMLLEDNGLWIPFIVWHTEHNDKPENEPEEEEIIAGPPLPPECNAQLHTDYGGAAVRWGLTHHKESAADCCQACLDQARRARPGALKCNIWVYCPSEYGCYSPDKYEHKHQECWLKQADHPKLNFKDRYSESYRDAHPSAPVVVPWMAGVIAV from the exons atGATGAGGAGCTTAgggcccgcggcggcgctcggaagccgctcggcggcgaggtggtgcaCGTACCGgcgcgtcaccgtcgccgtatGCCTCGGGAACCTCGTCGCCGTGCTGCTCGTGCTCCGCTCGCTCTACTCCGCCCCCGGCCACttcgcctccccgccgcccagAC GCGTGGCGGTGAAGTACTCGGAGGAGCAGATTAGGCTGGTCGAGGAGTCGATCCGGATTCGCCGCGCGGCCGTGCCCGTCGAACTCGTGGAGGCG GTGAAGAAGCTAGATAAGGTGTTCGCTAGGGAAGAGAAGAGACGGAAGGATTTGCCACTCGAGCTGAAGCAGAAGGTTTCATATGAGATTCTAAATAGGCTGCTTGATTTGGGGGAGAACAGTAGCACGACCGAACAACGAG AAGCTTTAGAGTCCTGGCGTGCAGAGAAGCTGAAAGATATAAGAAGTGCATCTGCTCAGAATTTGTCAATATCAGGCCTCTCTATTGAGGAATCAA GGATGTTGAAACGAGCGTTGGAATTTAATTGGCGTATGCTATTGGAGGATAATGGTCTTTGGATACCTTTCATTGTATGGCATACTGAACATAACGACAAGCCTGAAAATGAACCAGAAG AAGAAGAGATAATAGCGGGTCCACCTTTACCCCCTGAATGCAATGCACAACTACATACTGATTATGGTGGTGCTGCTGTTCGATGGGGATTAACACACCATAAAGAAAGTGCAGCTGATTGCTGCCAAGCTTGTCTTGATCAGGCTAGAAGGGCCAGACCAGGAGCATTGAAGTGCAATATATGGGTTTATTGTCCATCGGAGTATGGATGCTACTCGCCAGATAAATATGAACACAAGCATCAGGAGTGCTGGTTGAAACAG GCTGATCACCCTAAATTGAACTTCAAAGACAGGTATTCTGAGTCGTACAGAGATGCTCATCCATCTGCTCCCGTTGTTGTGCCATGGATGGCAGGCGTCATCGCTGTATGA
- the LOC121054741 gene encoding tuliposide A-converting enzyme 1, chloroplastic-like, with the protein MASAAAAADVVSVELLPFIRVYASGRVERLLGTDAVAASLDESTGVASKDVTVDPATNLSVRLYLPPEVAAGERLPILVYFHGGGFMVESAASPTYHRYLNALASRARVVAVSVEYRLAPEHPLPAAYDDSWAALAWAAAAAGDGDGSEPWLAAHGDASRVFLGGDSAGANIAHNVAMRAAADPLPGGAGVTGVTLIHPYFWDASNTMGPALEDRICREWRFMCGSPDARVDDPRLSPTVEGAPSLAALPCKRAMVAVAADDFLAAKGRAYHAALVASRWAGEAELVDTPGEDHVFHLLRPGTAAAEKMMDLVVDFVTRA; encoded by the coding sequence AtggcttccgccgccgccgccgccgacgtggtcTCCGTCGAGCTCCTCCCGTTCATCCGCGTCTACGCGAGCGGCCGCGTGGAGCGCCTGCTCGGCACCGACGCTGTCGCGGCGTCCCTCGACGAATCCACTGGCGTGGCCTCCAAGGACGTCACCGTCGACCCAGCGACCAACCTCTCCGTGCGGCTCTACCTCCCGCCGGAGGTCGCCGCCGGGGAGAGGCTGCCTATCCTCGTGTActtccacggcggcggcttcaTGGTCGAGTCGGCCGCGTCCCCGACGTACCACCGCTACCTCAACGCGCTCGCctcccgcgcccgcgtcgTCGCTGTGTCCGTCGAGTACCGCCTCGCGCCCGAGCACCCGCTCCCCGCCGCGTACGACGACTCGTGGGCGGCGCTCGCgtgggcggccgccgccgccggcgacggcgacggctcaGAGCCGTGGCTCGCCGCGCACGGGGACGCGTCGCGCGTGTTCCTCGGAGGGGACAGCGCGGGCGCGAACATCGCGCACAACGTGGCCAtgcgtgccgccgccgacccccTCCCGGGCGGCGCGGGGGTCACCGGCGTGACGCTGATTCACCCCTACTTCTGGGACGCGTCGAACACCATGGGCCCGGCGCTCGAGGATCGGATCTGCCGGGAGTGGCGGTTCATGTGCGGGAGCCCCGACGCCCGCGTCGACGACCCGCGGCTGAGCCCGACGGTCGAGGgggcgccgtcgctcgccgcgctgccgtGCAAGAGGGCGAtggtggccgtggcggcggacgACTTCCTGGCGGCGAAGGGGCGTGCGTACCACGCGGCGCTCGTCGCGAGCCGGTGGGCCGGGGAGGCCGAGCTGGTGGACACGCCGGGGGAAGACCACGTGTTCCACCTCCTGCGGcccgggacggcggcggccgagaaGATGATGGACCTTGTCGTGGATTTCGTCACTCGCGCTTGA